A section of the Drosophila sechellia strain sech25 chromosome 3L, ASM438219v1, whole genome shotgun sequence genome encodes:
- the LOC116801006 gene encoding uncharacterized protein C3orf38 homolog — MMISDSQKKGLRELLLNDNNLTVLLQLAKCATKNVCKTEDPEEALRLITTHIPDIYVLLSKRAITKELLFTYLSNRRADAATDFSKADLIEKVIQYWKQEHQSSIELSGDQTSSSLHNQSEEDYPINKIARKFGEWFFERFNADALSLVDLWADATLHLTIRASDGINEWECTTAAEVLSALTSAKQQFDFYFNPNLTHAGIQGRMDSYGQFLVICCGTLHSRDSCVGIFECAFGLLRDPLADNNWKPKKVKCLRKREAQPPAPYLCSSEILHTALELPVSTDDLKISQDILPKD, encoded by the coding sequence ATGATGATTTCAGACAGTCAGAAAAAAGGACTGCGGGAGTTACTTCTAAATGACAATAACTTAACTGTCCTGCTACAGTTGGCCAAATGCGCCACCAAAAATGTGTGCAAAACCGAAGACCCGGAGGAGGCCCTTCGTCTGATCACTACACACATTCCAGACATTTACGTACTGCTTTCCAAGCGCGCTATAACGAAGGAACTCCTCTTTACGTATTTGAGCAATCGACGCGCTGACGCAGCCACAGACTTTAGCAAGGCAGACCTCATAGAAAAGGTTATACAGTATTGGAAGCAGGAGCATCAATCAAGCATAGAGCTTTCCGGAGACCAGACATCCAGCTCACTTCATAATCAGAGCGAAGAGGATTATCCCATTAACAAGATTGCGCGCAAGTTCGGCGAGTGGTTCTTCGAACGCTTCAACGCAGACGCCCTCAGTCTGGTGGATTTGTGGGCAGATGCGACCCTACATCTCACGATCAGAGCCAGTGATGGAATCAATGAGTGGGAGTGTACGACGGCTGCCGAGGTGTTATCGGCACTAACGAGCGCTAAGCAGCAGTTTGACTTTTACTTTAATCCGAACCTGACGCACGCCGGAATTCAAGGTCGAATGGACTCGTACGGGCAGTTCTTAGTGATCTGCTGCGGCACTCTGCACTCCCGTGACAGCTGCGTCGGAATCTTTGAATGTGCCTTCGGGCTACTGCGGGACCCCTTGGCTGACAACAACTGGAAACCCAAAAAAGTGAAGTGCTTACGTAAAAGGGAAGCTCAGCCCCCAGCCCCCTATCTGTGCTCGAGCGAAATTCTGCACACAGCTCTGGAGCTGCCTGTATCCACTGATGACTTGAAGATTTCTCAAGATATTCTGCCTAAGGATTGA
- the LOC6621246 gene encoding uncharacterized protein C3orf38 homolog: MMISDSQKKGLRELLLNDNNLTVLLQLAKCATKNVCKTEDPEEALRLITTHIPDIYVLLSKRAITKELLFTYLSNRRADAATDFSKADLIEKVIQYWKQEHQSSIELSGDQTSSSLHNQSEEDYPINKIARKFGEWFFERFNADALSLVDLWADATLHLTIRASDGINEWECTTAAEVLSAEQNI, encoded by the exons ATGATGATTTCAGACAGTCAGAAAAAAGGACTGCGGGAGTTACTTCTAAATGACAATAACTTAACTGTCCTGCTACAGTTGGCCAAATGCGCCACCAAAAATGTGTGCAAAACCGAAGACCCGGAGGAAGCCCTTCGTCTGATCACTACACACATTCCAGACATTTACGTACTGCTTTCCAAGCGCGCTATAACGAAGGAACTCCTCTTTACGTATTTGAGCAATCGACGCGCTGACGCAGCCACAGACTTTAGCAAGGCAGACCTCATAGAAAAGGTTATACAGTATTGGAAGCAGGAGCATCAATCAAGCATAGAGCTTTCCGGAGACCAGACATCCAGCTCACTTCATAATCAGAGCGAAGAGGATTATCCCATTAACAAGATTGCGCGCAAGTTCGGCGAGTGGTTCTTCGAACGCTTCAACGCAGACGCCCTCAGTCTGGTGGATTTGTGGGCAGATGCGACCCTACATCTCACGATCAGAGCCAGTGATGGAATCAATGAGTGGGAGTGTACGACGGCTGCCGAGGTGTTATCggcagaacagaacat ctaa